A single Klebsiella variicola DNA region contains:
- a CDS encoding nucleoside recognition domain-containing protein has translation MDVISIIMAAGKSSVDVALYTLLPIMVIMLIIMKYLEVRGILDVIVRWVAPLLKPFGLTGMSAFALIQINFVSFAAPLATLSIMDKRGVSDRQMAATLAMVFAMGQGNVFYPLTPFGLHWLASIVISVIGGLCAAAVAWHVTGRRLSVAENPRAEALPNAEQNSQGILAVINSAGSDAIRLALGAVPMLILSLTIVGLLQGAGAIDLLQQALKPVLGWLHIPQNFVLPALVKCVAGGTAYFGVISELIQQGKVTVSQVNASAGLLIQTFDLPGIGIFLGISSRFVRLFRFVVPAAIVGILLRTVLHLLLF, from the coding sequence ATGGATGTCATAAGCATCATTATGGCGGCGGGTAAATCATCCGTTGACGTTGCACTGTATACGCTGTTGCCGATTATGGTGATCATGCTGATCATCATGAAATATCTGGAGGTCCGCGGCATCCTCGATGTGATTGTTCGCTGGGTTGCCCCGCTGCTGAAGCCCTTCGGCTTAACCGGGATGAGCGCCTTCGCCCTGATCCAGATTAACTTTGTCAGCTTTGCCGCCCCGCTTGCGACGTTGTCGATTATGGACAAACGCGGCGTCTCGGACCGGCAAATGGCCGCCACGCTGGCCATGGTGTTCGCCATGGGGCAAGGCAACGTCTTTTATCCCCTCACCCCTTTTGGTCTGCACTGGCTGGCCTCGATCGTTATCTCGGTGATCGGCGGGCTGTGCGCGGCCGCCGTCGCCTGGCACGTCACCGGACGGCGCTTATCGGTCGCCGAGAATCCCCGCGCGGAAGCGCTGCCCAACGCCGAGCAAAACAGCCAGGGCATACTGGCGGTGATCAACAGCGCCGGCTCCGACGCCATCCGCCTGGCGCTCGGCGCAGTCCCGATGCTGATCCTGTCGTTAACCATCGTCGGGCTGCTGCAGGGCGCCGGGGCCATTGACCTGCTACAGCAGGCGCTGAAGCCGGTACTTGGCTGGCTGCATATCCCGCAGAACTTTGTGCTGCCGGCGCTGGTGAAGTGCGTCGCCGGGGGCACCGCCTACTTTGGCGTCATTTCTGAGCTGATCCAGCAGGGCAAAGTGACCGTCAGCCAGGTCAACGCCTCGGCCGGCCTGCTGATCCAGACCTTTGATCTACCCGGTATCGGTATTTTTCTCGGCATCAGCTCACGGTTTGTCCGCCTGTTTCGCTTTGTCGTTCCCGCGGCGATCGTCGGCATCCTGCTGCGTACCGTTCTGCACCTGCTCCTGTTTTAA
- a CDS encoding MDR family oxidoreductase, whose translation MDQIDNRTVAAIKAIDLPALAEGDVRVAIDWSSLNYKDALAITGKGKIIRQFPMVPGIDFAGRVSESRDPRFAPGQDVILTGWGVGENHWGGLATEACVKGDWLVALPAALSARQAMIIGTAGFTAMLCVDALVNAGVTPESGDILVTGASGGVGSTAVVLLKALGYRVTAVSGRESTHDYLRQLGADAILPRSDFAETRPLEKQLWAGAVDTVGGTMLAKVLAQTQYRGCVAACGLAGGFDLPTTVMPFILRNVRLQGVDSVMVPTAERDAVWQRLAQLLPESYYQQAATEITLEQAPAYAADFLSNTIHGRTLVNIGQ comes from the coding sequence CTGGACCAGATCGACAACCGCACCGTCGCCGCCATCAAAGCGATCGACCTGCCCGCCCTTGCCGAAGGCGACGTTCGGGTCGCTATCGACTGGTCGAGTCTCAACTATAAAGATGCCCTGGCGATCACCGGCAAAGGCAAAATCATCCGTCAGTTCCCGATGGTGCCTGGCATCGATTTTGCGGGACGGGTGAGTGAAAGCCGCGATCCGCGCTTTGCTCCCGGTCAGGACGTGATCCTGACCGGTTGGGGCGTAGGCGAAAACCACTGGGGTGGCCTGGCCACCGAAGCCTGCGTCAAAGGTGACTGGCTGGTTGCCCTGCCGGCGGCGCTCAGCGCGCGCCAGGCGATGATCATCGGCACCGCCGGCTTTACCGCGATGCTGTGCGTTGATGCCCTCGTCAATGCGGGCGTCACTCCGGAAAGCGGGGATATCCTGGTTACCGGCGCCAGCGGCGGGGTCGGCAGCACCGCCGTGGTGTTGCTGAAAGCGCTGGGCTACCGGGTGACGGCGGTATCGGGCCGGGAATCGACGCACGATTACCTGCGTCAGCTGGGCGCCGATGCGATCCTGCCGCGCAGCGACTTCGCGGAGACCCGTCCGCTGGAGAAACAGCTGTGGGCGGGCGCGGTGGATACCGTTGGCGGCACGATGCTGGCCAAAGTGCTGGCGCAGACGCAATACCGCGGCTGCGTCGCCGCCTGCGGTCTGGCCGGGGGCTTCGATCTACCGACCACCGTGATGCCGTTTATTCTGCGCAACGTGCGCCTGCAGGGGGTGGACTCGGTGATGGTGCCGACCGCTGAACGCGACGCCGTCTGGCAGCGTCTGGCCCAGCTTCTGCCGGAAAGCTACTACCAGCAGGCGGCCACCGAAATCACGCTGGAGCAGGCGCCAGCGTATGCCGCAGATTTTCTCAGCAACACGATTCACGGCCGGACGCTGGTCAATATCGGCCAGTAA
- a CDS encoding Na+/H+ antiporter encodes MSLITIVLVFMMAIVVTVFVSHLLPVKVPLPLIQIAAGAALAAGGFQVDFDPHIFLLLFIPPLLFLDGWRIPKDAFFRDMKPILSLAIGLVMVTILGIGLFIHWLIPAITVAAGFALAAILSPTDPVAVSAMTASSPLPSRMAHILEGESLLNDASGLVAFNFAIAAVLTGSFSPGDAVVKFFLMAFGGILSGLVVVWVTGKCNNFLVRRTREEPAIQILISLLIPFAAYLLAEAFHVSGILAAVAAGIAMHYEQLSGPRLPATRMKSSAVWTMLQTTLNGMIFLMLGEQLPRMLKTLPAVASQAGVSSPWYLLLYAVAITLALGLMRFAWVWLSMTLTIFRRKRRGKAITIRPRFSIMAVMALAGVKGSVTLAGILTLPVLLADGSPFPGRELLIFLSMAVILISLIVAAVGLPYMTQYLADDLPHDTGKDNIGAVMTEVAINRLNALLDEPVDDPNEQALRVDAGNMLLETYQRRLHYNDSDEGQDVGLELAKRARLEKYMQREVIIAQRQELFRLRRAHNISDTTFYEVLREIDLKEESLR; translated from the coding sequence ATGTCGCTAATTACTATTGTGTTGGTCTTTATGATGGCCATCGTCGTGACCGTGTTCGTGTCTCATCTTCTGCCCGTTAAGGTGCCGCTGCCGCTGATCCAGATCGCCGCAGGCGCTGCGCTGGCCGCTGGCGGATTTCAGGTCGATTTCGATCCGCATATCTTTTTGCTGCTGTTTATTCCGCCGCTGCTTTTCCTCGATGGCTGGCGGATCCCCAAAGACGCCTTTTTCAGGGATATGAAGCCGATTCTGTCGCTGGCGATAGGCCTGGTGATGGTGACGATCCTCGGCATTGGTCTGTTTATACACTGGCTGATCCCGGCTATCACCGTGGCCGCGGGGTTCGCCCTCGCGGCTATTCTGTCACCCACCGATCCGGTGGCGGTATCGGCAATGACCGCCAGCTCGCCGCTTCCCTCAAGGATGGCGCATATTCTCGAAGGGGAGTCGCTGTTAAACGATGCTTCAGGCCTTGTCGCCTTTAACTTCGCCATCGCCGCGGTGCTGACCGGCAGCTTCTCGCCGGGAGACGCAGTGGTGAAGTTTTTCCTGATGGCGTTTGGGGGGATCCTCAGTGGCCTCGTGGTGGTGTGGGTCACCGGCAAATGCAACAACTTTCTCGTGCGGCGCACCCGCGAGGAGCCGGCAATTCAGATCCTGATAAGCCTGCTTATCCCCTTCGCTGCCTATTTGCTGGCCGAGGCGTTCCATGTCTCAGGCATTCTTGCTGCGGTGGCCGCCGGCATTGCGATGCACTATGAGCAGCTGTCGGGTCCCCGACTGCCGGCGACGCGTATGAAAAGCAGCGCGGTGTGGACCATGCTGCAGACCACCCTCAACGGCATGATTTTTCTCATGCTGGGCGAGCAGCTGCCGCGCATGCTGAAAACGCTTCCTGCGGTGGCCAGTCAGGCCGGCGTCTCGTCTCCCTGGTATCTGCTGCTGTACGCGGTGGCCATCACCCTGGCGCTTGGCCTGATGCGCTTTGCCTGGGTATGGCTGTCGATGACCCTGACGATTTTCCGCCGTAAGCGCCGGGGCAAGGCTATCACTATTCGTCCGCGATTCAGCATTATGGCCGTCATGGCGCTGGCGGGGGTAAAAGGTTCCGTCACCCTTGCCGGTATCCTGACACTACCGGTATTGCTGGCGGATGGCTCGCCGTTTCCGGGGCGGGAACTGCTGATCTTTCTCTCAATGGCGGTGATCCTGATATCGCTCATCGTGGCGGCCGTCGGCCTGCCGTACATGACCCAGTATCTGGCCGATGATTTACCCCATGACACCGGGAAGGACAATATCGGTGCGGTGATGACCGAAGTGGCGATTAACCGTCTGAATGCGCTGCTGGACGAGCCGGTGGACGATCCGAATGAGCAGGCTTTGCGGGTCGATGCAGGCAATATGCTGCTGGAAACGTACCAGCGGCGGCTGCACTATAACGACAGTGACGAGGGGCAGGACGTCGGGCTGGAGCTGGCGAAGCGCGCCAGGCTGGAGAAGTATATGCAAAGAGAGGTTATTATCGCCCAGCGCCAGGAGCTGTTCCGGCTGCGGCGTGCCCATAACATCAGTGATACGACCTTTTATGAAGTGCTGCGGGAGATAGACCTCAAGGAAGAAAGCTTGCGCTAA